A single genomic interval of Malania oleifera isolate guangnan ecotype guangnan chromosome 13, ASM2987363v1, whole genome shotgun sequence harbors:
- the LOC131146278 gene encoding uncharacterized protein LOC131146278, which produces MDPTPNKNHLSAPAPAGDSTAVRRSRHLDPAAPTSATHKILASHFPRFRSLPTKSAKSAKPQPQLPPADARSQAKTMSMSMSMSMSARADSSNNLFPKSSRRNPATVVEKQRIVAEKQKQSKSSLKAVKEKEEEEESNVEKAIVSLTVGGGRRRRSFDSPQIELADFLSCNGVKVVSVDMPPFMQIHAVDCARKARDSLEKFTSKALACTLKKEFDGAYGPAWHCVVGMSFGSFVTHSVGGFLYFSMDKKLYVLLFKTTVQRAD; this is translated from the exons ATGGATCCCACCCCCAACAAAAACCACCTCTCCGCCCCCGCCCCCGCCGGCGATTCCACCGCCGTCCGGCGCTCGAGACACCTGGATCCCGCCGCCCCCACTTCCGCCACTCACAAAATCTTAGCATCTCACTTCCCCAGATTTAGGTCGCTCCCCACCAAATCCGCAAAATCTGCAAAGCCCCAGCCGCAGCTTCCCCCAGCGGACGCCCGTTCCCAAGCAAAGACCATGTCCATGTCCATGTCCATGTCCATGTCCGCCAGGGCCGATTCCTCCAACAACCTCTTTCCCAAATCCAGTCGCCGGAACCCCGCAACTGTTGTGGAGAAGCAGAGGATCGTCGCGGAAAAGCAGAAACAGAGCAAGTCGTCGTTGAAAGCGGTTAAAGagaaagaggaggaggaggagtcTAATGTTGAGAAGGCGATTGTTTCTTTGACCGTGGGcggaggaagaagaaggagatccTTCGATAGCCCGCAGATTGAGTTGGCGGATTTCTTGTCCTGCAACGGGGTGAAGGTGGTTTCCGTTGATATGCCGCCGTTTATGCAGATCCATGCGGTGGACTGTGCGCGGAAGGCTCGCGATAGCCTCGAGAAGTTCACTTCCAAGGCCCTCGCCTGCACTCTCAAGAAG GAATTTGATGGGGCTTATGGACCAGCTTGGCACTGCGTGGTTGGGATGAGTTTTGGGTCTTTTGTGACACATTCTGTCGGGGGATTTTTGTATTTCTCCATGGATAAGAAGTTGTATGTCCTCCTGTTTAAGACCACTGTACAGAGAGCTGATTGA